In the genome of Paenarthrobacter ilicis, the window GCTGTTGGGGTTGAAGATGATAACGATCGACTCAAAGGTCCGGGCAGAATCCATGACGCTCTCCTGATTCATTGCGAGGTCCCTTACAGACGGCATTCCCTCGAAGCTCCCATAGTATTCACAAATTCCAGGGGGTTCCGGTGGGACGCGGATCGTGCAAGCATGAAATTGGGTCTTAGGAAACGGGACCGAAGCCAATCAGCCTGATGCGGCCGGAGCTGCGTCAGCAGTGGGGGGACGTTCATGGAAGACTCTCGGGAGACTGCCAGGACAATGGTCCTGGAGCACGACATCGCCATTGAAGACTTGTGGACCTGGTACTGGGCCAACGGTGGAAACGCCAGGCCCTGGGACTTTGACGCCTACCTCTTCGGGATCCAGGAACGTGATCCCTTCGACCTGAAAATCCTCGGCTGGGCCATGGAGGACCTGGAAGCCCGCTCCGTGTTGTAGCTGCGCCCGACGGTAGGGTTGCAGCATGGGGACAGTTCTTGACATTGCTGGTCTGAGCGTTGGATACGCCGGCGCGCCGGTCTGCGGCGACGTCAGCGCAGTGGTGAATGCCGGAGAAGTCCTGGGGATCGTTGGAGTCAACGGAGCCGGCAAATCCACTGTGGCCCGGACCATCGCCGGGCGGCAATCCCCCTTGGCCGGCGAGGTAAAAGTTCACGGACTATTAATCGACCCCGACGCCATCGGCTTCCGCCGGGAAGTCTCCGCCGTCTTTGACGAAGACCTCTTTTTCCCGTCCCTGACAGCCCGGGAGCACCTGCTCCTGATCGCCCGCGGCCATTCCTTGGATCAACCCGAAGAACGGGTGGAACGGGAGCTGGAATTCTTTGGCCTGCTGGGCAGGGCCCATGCGATTCCAGATGCCCTCTCTTCAGGCCAGAGGCGAAGGCTTCTCCTGGCAGCGGGACTCATCCGCCCGTCGTCGTTGTTGATCCTGGACGAACCGGAGCAGCGGCTGGACCCGCAAATGCGCAGTGCCGTAGGTGAACGCATCACCGAACACGCCGGAAAGGGTGGGGCGGTGGTTCTGGTGACCCATGATCCGCAGTTGCTGCTGGCCACCGCGTCCACGTGCCTGGTGATCGATGAGGAAGTGGCCGCATTCACTCCCCAGCAAGGGGCATCGATCATTGCAGGGGCCTGAGATGGTTATCAGCGACCAGGCCCCCGGCAGCCGCACCCTTGCCACGGACATAGTGCGCTTCACGCGCCGATCCGCCCGGCAGTACCGGCGTTCCAGAATTTCCTTGGCCGATCGCTTCATTGACCTGTACAGCTGGGGGCTCGGCCTGGGAGTCTCGCTGACCATTGCCGCCGCCTTCGTGTTGGCCCTGCGCAATGAGATCGCCGCGCGCCAGGATCAGGCCGATTCCATCATCAGGAGCGCCTGGTTCCACTTGCCGGAGCCGTTCCTCTGGACATCCGTGACGTTCGTTGTCCTACTGGCCGTGTCCAACCTCGCCCGGAAACTCGGGCCACTTATGGTCAATGGTCCGGAGGGCGCGTGGTGGCTTCCGCTTCCCGTGGACAGGGGGCCGATGGTCCTGCCGCCCTTCCTGCGCCATCTTGCGCTGACCGCGGCCGCCGCGATCATTGGGTACTTCCCCTTCAGCCTGGTCACCTCGGTGGATCGCAGCATTGCCGAGCACGCCCTGGCAACGCTCACTTTCGGCGCTTCTGCCATGATCGCGGTGCTGTTGGCGGCCGCCCAACAGCTCGGTATTTTGCCTGCTCGGTCCGGGAGGGCGATCACAGTGTTGATCCTTGCGGGGCTGTCCGTTCTTCCCCTGGCATCGGCTTCCGGCTGGCCGGCAGCCGCGGGCGGTATGGCCGCCGTCGTGCTCCTGGCGTTGGTGGCCCGGCGCGCGGGCGAGGTGGGCGGGCTGGAGCTGATGCGCGGCGGAGCCGTGGCGGGACATGCAGGCGCGTCACTGTTTCTGATGGATTCGAATGAGGTACTGCGTGCGCTGAACGCCGGCAGGAAGAGGCCCGACGGCGGCAGGGCGGCGGCATTCTTCGCGCGGCCCACCCGTACGCCGTTCCGCGCCCTTGTCCGGGCTGACATTGTGGCTTTCCTCAGGCTCAGCCCTCCCCTGCTTCCACCCGTCCTGTGGCTGGTCGGAGTGCTGGCCGTTTTGTTGGTGAACGGCGGACTTCCGGTGTTCGTCCAGTTGGCCGTCATTGTCATCGCGGGCTGCGCGACTGCGTCCGGCATGGGCACGGTGGCCCGCAAGACGGCCATGATCCCGGAAGTCGATGCTTTGCTGCCCCTGCACCCGGCCTTGGTCAGGGTGAGCCGCCTGGTGATGCCCTGCATGGTCATGGCCCTCTGGACGGCCGTCCTGGCTACGTTCCTGGTGATCCTCGGCGCTGCGGACGCGGGGTTGGTCCTGGTGGGCGCCTTGGCCGGAGCGGCAATGGGTGCGGGGTCTTTGCGTGCAGCCACCAGGACCCAACCCGATTGGACGGCTCCCCCGGTGGAAACTCCCTTCGGGCCGGTTCCCCGCGCTCAATTGGGGTCCCTGGTGCGCGGGCTGGACGTCACCATCCTGGCGATGATTCCGTTGCTGCTTGCCCTCTATCTGGGTGCTGTTCCCGTGACCGTCATGCTGGTCCAAGCTGTCTTCAGTGCCGGGATCATCGCCACCGTTGCCTTGTCCCGGCCCAAGCAGGCTTGAGGGGTCGCTAAAGAACCACGGTGCCCTGGATGCACGTTGCCGACGCTCCGCCCACCCAGATCACCCCATCCCGGGAGCTCACGTGGATGCGGCCGGCCCGCCCCAGCACCGTTCCTTGTGCCGCCATGTACTCCTCCGGCGCCCGGCCACTGCCGATCAACCATTGGGCCGCCCCGGCGTTGAAGCTGCCCGTGACGGGATCCTCCACCATCGCGTCCCCGGGGATAAAGGTGCGTACTTCAAAGTCGACGCCGGATCCCTCACTGTGCGGGCCGATCACACCCACCTTGAGATCCCCCAGCGCAGCCAGATCCGGTTCCAGGGCCAGCACCACCTCTGCCGATTCCAGCAGCACGCCAATCCATTCAGGGCCGTTGACCAGCCATGATGCGTCCACCAAGGAGTCCTCGGAGCGCCGTAGCCCTGCCGCCAGTTGGGCGAGGACCCCGGCATCAACTGGTTCGAACCGCGTCAGGGGCGGCGCAGCGAAAGCCAGCCTGCCGCCGTCGTGCCTGATCCGGACCAAGCCGGCGCCGCACTCCTGGACCACCACGCCGCTGTTCTTTGGTACTCCCCCAGCCTCCAGCCACGCGTGCGCGGAGCCCAGGGTGGGGTGGCCGGCAAACGGAAATTCCTCGCTCCCCGTGAAGATACGGACTTTATAATCCGCTGCGGGGTCTGTGGGTGGAAGGAGGAACGTTGTTTCGGACAGGTTGGTCCAGTTGGCGAAGTGCTGCATGGTCCCACTGCTGAGGCCCTCCGCATCCACCACCACGGCCAGCGGGTTCCCGTAGTACGGATGGTCCGCGAAGACGTCTACTTGGCTGAAAGGGCGGCTGCGGGGAGCTTCTGGAATCACTGATGCAGGCTATCACCGGGCGCTGGCTGCGCCGCTTCCGGTCTGTAAGACTACGGGCATGGCAGAGAACAAAACCCAGCCCACCTCCGTTTCCGCGGAGGACTTCCTAGGCGCGGTGGAGGATCCGCAACGGCGGGCTGACGGCTTTGAGTTGCTGGAGATAATGCGGAACGCCACAGGCCAGGAAGCCGTCATGTGGGGGCCAACCATTGTTGGCTTCGGGAGCTATCACTACGCTTACGCCAGTGGCCGGGAGGGTGATGCGGCCGCTGTGGGCTTTTCACCCCGCAAGGCCAACCTGGTGCTCTACGGCATCACCGGCAACCCCGAGGCAGAGACGTTGTTGCCGCAGCTGGGGAGGCACAAGACAAGCACGGCCTGCGTGTACATCAACAAGCTGGACGACGTGGACCGGGACGTGCTGGAAGCACTGGTCCGTGCCGGCTACCAGTACGTCATGGCCGAACTGCACACCCCCTGACCTGCCCCGCAGCCCCTCGCCGCCGGGATGGGGGCACAGAAAAGCCCCCGCCTCCGATAACCGGAAGCGGGGGCTTTCTTTGCAGTCAGAGACTACTTGCTGGCAACGACCTCGAGGTCGATAACAGCGGAAACATCCTCGTGCAGGCGAACGTTGGCCGTGTACGAACCGACAGACTTGATGTGGTTCGGCAGTTCAACGTTGCGCTTGTCGATGGCGCCGAGGCCAGCGGCCTCAACAGCAGCAGCGACATCAGCAGGCTTGACGGTGCCGAAGAGACGACCGGACTCGCCGGCCTTCACCTCGAGCTTGACCTTCTTGGAGGACAGAGCCTGAGCCTGTGCCTGTGCAGCTTCAACAGAAGCGTGCGCACGAGCGGCGCGGGCAGCCTTGATGGTCTCAACCTGCTTCTCGCCACCCTTGGTCCAGGTCAGAGCGAAGCCGCGGGGGAGCAGGAAGTTACGTGCGTAACCGTCCTTGACCTCCACAACGTCGCCAGCAGCACCGAGACCGGTTACTTCGTGGGTCAGAATGAGCTTTGCCATGTTAGTTAATCCCTTCCTTAGCCGCGGCCAGCGCCGGAGTAAGGCAGCAGAGCAACTTCGCGGGCGTTCTTGATTGCCTGGGCGATCTTGCGCTGTTCCTGAACGGTAACGCCAGTGACGCGACGAGCGCGGATCTTTCCGCGATCGGAGATGAACTTGCGCAGCAATGCTACGTCCTTGTAGTCGATGACGGTGATGTCAGCGGCCTTCAAGGGGTTGGACTTTGGTTTGGGCTTACGGAGTTCAGCCTTAGCCATCGTGGAGCTCCTTTTCTATGGAGCCCGTGGATATTGATCCACGGGATGGTGGTGTTCGACGGCGGTTGTCACCCCGGGTGCCTGTTCGGCACCTGCGGGTGGGTCGCCCGGCGTCGGACGTTTTTATGTGGTGTTTAGAAGGGAGGTTCGGAATCCGGGCCGTTGCCCCAACCGCCGCCTGCATTGCTGACACCGGGCGTAGCCCAGGGGTCATCCTGCTGCGCGGGCTGGTTGTTGCCGCCCCAGTTTCCGCCGGAGTTGCCGCCACCCTGGTTTCCACCAGGAGCGCCGCCTCCAAAGCCGCCGCCGGCGTTACCGGCGTTTCCTCCACCAAAGCCACCCTGGCCACCGCCGGAGCGCTGGGTACGGTTGACCTTGGCGTTGGCGTAACGGAGGCTGGGGCCGATTTCGTCGACCTCAAGCTCGATTACGGTGCGCTTTTCGCCTTCTTTTGTTTCGTAGGAACGGCTCTTCAACCGGCCGGAAACGATGACCCGCATACCCTTTGTGAGGGATTCGGCCACGTTCTCAGCTGCTTCACGCCAAACCGATGCGCGAAGGAACAGGGTTTCCCCGTCCTTCCATTCATTGGACTGGCGGTCAAAGGTCCGGGGAGTAGAAGCGATGGTGAAGTTCGCTACTGCTGAGCCAGACGGGGTGAACCGCAGCTCCGGGTCATTGGTGAGATTACCAATGACCGTAATAGTGGTTTCGCCTGCCATCTACTGCCTCCTTGTTCGTTCCTGCGGGTTAAAGATCTGAAAGGGGCTGATTACTCAGCAACAACCTTCTGGTCTTCAGGGCGGATGATCTTGGTGCGCATGATCGTCTCGTTAAGAGACAGCTGGCGATCAAGTTCCTTGGCGGTAGCCGGCTCAGCGGTGAAGTTCACCACTGCGTAGATACCTTCGGACTTCTTCTTGATGTCGTATGCCAGACGGCGACGGCCCCAGATGTCTACCTTTTCGATGGTTCCACCATCGGTGGTGATGACATTGAGGAACTTCTGAAGCGACTGCTCTACGGTACGCTCTTCGACCTCGGGGTCGATGATTACCATCAATTCGTAAGGACGCATATGTGAACCCACCTCCTTTGGGCTAAGCGGTTACGGTATTTCCGTAACAGGAGGTTCATTTGCGATGCTGCGTTGACGCTTTCCGACCAAAACACGGCAGGACGGCGTAACACAGACTTCAATATCCTAGTGCATCTCCTGCATACAAAGCTATTCGGCCCGCTGGGTGGGGTGAAGGGGCCACGGAGCGTATGTGGAAAACGCGACGGGCCGTCGGGGAATACTGGTTCCATGACAGTCCTGAAATCCATCGTCCTCTTTGCCCTCGCCGCCGTTGCGGAGATCGGCGGAGCCTGGCTGATCTGGCAGGCCGTCCGCGAAGGCAAGGCCTGGTGGTGGGCCGGGCTGGGGGTTGTTGCGCTGGGAATCTACGGCTTCTTCGCCGCATTCCAGCCCGATGCGAACTTTGGCCGCGTCCTGGCTGCGTACGGCGGCGTCTTCATTGCCGGATCATTGGCCTGGGGCATGCTGCTGGACGGATTCCGGCCGGATCGCTGGGATGTGATCGGCGCTGCCATCTGCATCATCGGTGTGGGTGTGATCATGTTCGCGCCACGATCCGGCGCGTAACAGTTAACGACAAAACTGGTTAACGAAAAAACCCCTGGAAGACCGAAGCCTTCCAGGGGTTTCCCTGTGCGCGGAGGGGGACTTGAACCCCCACCCCCTTTCGAGGACTAGCACCTCAAGCTAGCGCGTCTGCCATTCCGCCACCCGCGCAGAGTGATCAGGAGAAGTCGGTGTTCGTTTTTCTCCTTGACAGCGACAAAGACAGTAACACGGTTGCCCTTGTTTTGTGGATTCGGCCTTGCTGAAGGGCTTGGAGCTAGGGTGGCCCCATGGATGCCACACCTCTGAACACTTTGGTCCTGACGATCGTTTTCGCGGCGATAGCCCTCTATTGCCTCTACCTCGTGGTGCGCTCAGGCGTCCGGGACGGCATCCTGCAGGCCAAGCAGCGTGAGGCGGCCATGACTCCGCCCGATGGACGCGAGCGATGAGCACCCTCAGGGCCCGTCGGAGCAGGCTTCGCTTTGTGGTGATGCTGGCCGCCGGGGCAGCGGCGTTCGTTCTTTCCGGTGTACTGGGCAACTGGGTGGGCGCTCCAGCCATCGCGTGGGCAACAGCTGCCTTGGTCTATGTGGTGTGGGTGTGGATGGTGATCGGAAGGCTTGATCCCCAAGGAACAGAACTGCACGCGACCTCGGAGGACCCTTCCAGGGGCGTCACCGACCTACTGATCCTGGTGGCCAATCTGGCGAGCATCGCCGCTGCAGCCGCCGTCATCGTTGACTCCCACACCCAGGGCGGCGGCAACAAACTGGGCTCCGGGGCGCTTGCATTGGCCTGTGTGGCGCTCTCCTGGATGCTGGTCCAAACGCTGTTCACGCTCCGGTACGCAGAGCTGTACTACAGCCCCGGCGAGGACGCGGGTGGAGAAGTGGGCGGGATCAGCTTCAACCAGGACCGCCCACCCCAGTACACGGATTTTGCCTACCTTGCCACCAGCCTGGGAATGACGTACCAAGTGTCCGATACCAACCTTGGCAACCACCGCATCCGCGTGGAGGCCCTGAAGCACAGCCTGCTGTCCTACCTGTTCGGCACCGTGATTCTGGCAGTCACCATCAACCTGGTTATCGGGCTGGCGCAATAGGTCATCGGGCTGGCGCAATAGCCCGTGCTGCGGGTTAAACGCGGAGCGGGATGGCCGCCGTCGTCTCCGACGGCAGCCATCCCGCTGCGTTTGTTTCGTACGACGCCGGTCAGGAACCCACGTTGGTGTGCTCGGCTTCTCCTCCACGCACCGGAGCCGAGGGCGATGCACCCTTGGACCGGTAGCGCCATACACCGATACCGACCACGACTGCGGCCAGGCCCAGTGACAGGAACAGCGACTCACGGGTGGATTCGATGATGACCATGCCGATAATGAGCGCCACGATGCTGGCGATCGCAATCCAGGTCAGATACGGGAAGAACCACATCTTAAGCTCCAGGTCCTTGGCTGCAGCACCCATGCGGCGGCGCAGAATCAGCTGTGACGCAGAGATCACCAGCCAGACGAAGAGCGCGATGGCGCCGGAAGTGTTGACCAGGAACAGGAAGACCGTATCCGGGGCAATGTAGTTCAGGCCCACGGTGATAAAGCCAACCACGGTGGATGCCAGCACAGCGGCCGCGGGAACGCCGCGCTTGGAAATCTTCATCCAGGCCCGGGGTGCATCGCCGCGCTGTGACAGCGAGAACAGCATGCGGCTTGCGGTGTAGAGGCCGGAGTTCAAGCAGGACAGCACCGAGGTGAGGACCACGATGTCCATGATGGTGCCGGCTCCCGGGATGCCGTAAAGCTCAATCACGGCAACGTAGGGGCTCTTTGCCACGGAAGCGTCGTTCCACGGCAGAAGGGTGACCACAATGGCGATGGAGCCGATGTAGAAGATCAGGATGCGCCACACGGTGGACTTCACGGCCTTCTTGACGGCGTCCACGGGGTTCTCGGATTCGCCAGCAGCGATGGTGGCGATTTCGGCTCCGAAGAAGGAGAAGACCACCACGAGGATGCCGGCCAGGACAGCACCGGGGCCATTGGGCATGAAGCCGCCCTGGTCCAGGAGGTTCGCCACACCCGGGGCGGAGACACCGGGCATCAGGCCCAGGATGGCGGCAATGCCGGCCAGGAGGAAGATGACGATGGCAGCGACCTTGATGGAGGCGAACCAGAATTCGAACTCACCGTAGGACTTCACGGAGCCAAGGTTGGTCAGCGTCAGGAGCACCATGAGGATCAGCGCCCAGACCCATTGGTCAACGCCGGGCACCCAGCGGTGCATGATGGCGGCTCCCGCCGTCGCTTCAATTCCGAGGACAATGATCCAGAACCAGGCATACAACCAGCCAATACTGAAGCCTGCCCATCGGCCCAGTGCCTTATCGGCGTATGTGGAAAAAGAACCGGTTTCCGGGTTGGCCGCGGCCATTTCGCCCAGCATGCGCATGACCAGGATGACCACGAGCCCTGCGGCAAGGTAGGCCACAAGGATGCCGGGACCTGCCTGCTGGATGGCAGCTCCGGAGCCCACAAACAACCCCGCACCAATCACGCCGGCAATAGCGATCATGGAGAGGTGGCGGGGCTTCAGGGACTTTGAAAGTTGTTGGTCAGCGTGCATGGATCTGCGCCGTCCTTTAGGTTTTTGGGGTTGGCCGCGGCGTGTGCCACGGGCCACATGACTCATTCACGTTAACCCCCAAAAGTTTCTGCGCTCTTGTGCAGACGGCCATTTTGGGGCGACCCAAACAGGGATCATGCACAAAATGTAGCCTTTTATGCATCCAATGTTTCTTGTGAAGAATATTGGAAATACCCCTGAAATGACTGTTTGAGGGTTCGGTCACACGGCGGTGCGGAAGAACAGGGCTGAGACGGAGGCCAAATAGGCCGGGTCCTTCACTCCGCACAGCTCCCTGGCGGAGTGCATGGACAGCAGCGGAATACCTACGTCCAACGTGCGGATGCCCAAACGGGTGGCCGTCAGCGGGCCGATGGTTGAGCCACACGGAAGATCGTTGTTGGAAACGAACTCCTGGTAGGGCACTCCGGCCTCATTGCACAGCCTGGCCCAGAACGCTGCTCCGGGGGCATCCGTGGCGTACCGCTGGTTTGCGTTGATCTTCAGGAGCGGTCCACCGTTGAGCACCGGCCTGTTGGCGGGATCGTGCCGCTCGGAATAGTTCGGGTGGACAGCGTGGCCCGCGTCCGCGGAAACGCAGAACGACGCCGCCAAGGCCTGCCGCCGCTGGCTCACCGAAGCGCCAAGGCCGTCGGAGATGCGCACCAGGATGTCCTCAAGGATGGGACCGCAGGCCCCGGAACGGGAATTGGAGCCGATTTCCTCGTGGTCGAAGGCTGCCAGCACAGCTATGGGGCCGTCCGCGGGAACGTCACCTGCGTGGCTGATCAGGGCCGCCAGGCCCGCATGCGTGGACGAAAGGTTGTCCAAACGGCCTGAAGCGAAGAACTCACCGTTGGCCCCGAAAACCGCGGGTGCCTGCGTGTCCGCCACCACGACGTCGTACCCCCCGATGCGGGAAGCATCAACAGTGGCGCCCTCCACACGTTCGGCGAGCAGGGCCAGCAGGTCCTCCCCGGCCGGATCCCCCTGCCCGAAAATGGGGTTCATGTGCTGCTGCTTGGACAACTGCACGCCATTGTCGTTGACCGCGCGATCCAAGTGGATGGCCAACTGCGGGAAGCGGAGAAGTGGACCGGTGGCCGTGAGGTGCTGCGTGCCATCATGCATCACCAAGCGTCCGGCCAACTGCAGCTCCCGGTCCAGCCAGGAGTTCAGCAGCGGTCCGCCGTACACCTCGACGCCGGCCTGCAGCCACCCGAACTTACCGGTGGTTGGTTTGGGCTTGAGTTTGAAGGACGGCGAGTCAGTGTGCGCGCCCAGAATGTTGAATCCCGTGGTGGGACCCGCATTGTCCGGCGTTACCCAGGCAATCAGCGCGCCGTCCCTGATGATGTAAAACCGGCCTGCCCCGGCTTCCCACGCCTGCAGCTCGTCCAAGGCCGTGAACCCCGCCGCATCCAGCCTGCGGGCTGCCTCATGAACAGCGTGGAAGCTGGAGGGAGACGCCGATACATAGGCGCCCAGGTCCTGAATGTGGGCAACTGCTGAAGGAGCATTCGAAGGCATGCCCTCGAGTCTAGCCCCGGGACTTGAGGAGCAGGGCTCATTCCAAGCAATGGTCACTATAGGCAATTTCATATGCTTGTAATGCCCGTCACAGTGTGCCACGATGGCTCCAGCACATCATCACGGAAGGTCACCACCCATGAACATTCACCTGAAACCGGTCCGGAAGATCCGCATCCACTGGCCCATCCCCCTGGAAACCATGACCCAGTTGGCCGGAGGCAATCTTGCTGCGCTGGAAGAAGACGCCGGAATCGCGTCCCTCCTTCAGACGCTGGGCGAAAGCCCCGAAGTAGGCGGCTTCGGCAACTACCACCACGTCTTTGAGTCCTCCGCCGGCTTCGAAGGATTCACCGTGGCGGAAGGCGCCAACCCCACGTTGGGCCGCGTCGGTCAGCGGACCATCTCGCCCACTTTCGTGTTCACCTCCTACTTTGACGACACTTTGGACGACGCAGAAGTCCAGCGACTGGTCCAGCGGATCGTGGACATCCACCCCTGGGAGGTACCGGTCATTGAGGTTTCAGGACCGTTGAGCGTCTCCAGCAGCTCCCTGACGTCCGCTGGCCAGCAGGCGGTGGCCTCGTGACCACCCTGTGGGAGCAACTCGCTCCGCTCCTCGACAACAAGACCTTCACCGACCTGACCCACGCATTCCATCCCGGCCAACCCCACTTCCCTGCCTTCCCGGACGAAACCCGGGAGGCGCTCTTCGACCTGGAGAAGGGCGACGGCTTCACCGCCCACAGGTACTCGATAGTGGGCCAGTGGGGCACCCACGTCGATCCGCCGTCGCACTTCATTCGTGGTGGGCGGACGCTGGACCAGATACCCGTGGAAGAGATGGTTCTGCCATTGGTGGTGCTCGACATCAGCGGCCGTGTTGAAAACGACGACGACGCCGTCCCCACCATGGCTGATGTCCTCGCCTGGGAAGCACAATACGGTGGGATCCCCGAAGGATCCTTCGTGGCCCTCCGGACCGGATGGAGCAAGCGCTGGCCCAACCCGGACGCCATGGCGAACAAGGACGACGACGGCCTGAGCCACACGCCCGGATGGTCCCGGGAAGTCCTGGAGTACCTGCTCGAACAGCGGGGCGCGGCCGCCGTCGGCCACGAACAGACGGATACGGACCCCGGCCTTGCAACGTCCCAGCAGGACTTCAGCCTGGAAACCTACGTCCTGGCCCGCAACAAGTGGCAGATAGAACTGCTGGCCAACCTCGATTCCCTGCCGGAATCAGGCGCCGTGCTGATCGCCACGTGGGCCAAGCCCCTGGGCGGCAGCGGATTCCCTGCCAGGGTCTTTGCCATCCACTGATTGGGCGGATGGCTAGAATCGATCCATGTCTAAGACCTCCAGCATGGGCCGCGGCATGATGGCCATCCTCGCCGTCGGAGCCCGTCACGCCTCCGGCCATGCCGGAGGGACCGTGGCCGACGTCGCAGGCCTCTTGGACAAGGACCGCAGCCAGGTTTCGCGAAGCCTCAAAGGTGCCCAGCAGGCCGGCTTCCTGACGCGATCCGAGCAACGGGAGTACAGCCTGGACTGGTCAATACTGGCCGACGCGCAACTGGTGACGGAACAACGCCTCAAAACCAACGGCCTGACCGCCCTTGAAGGACTGGCCGCCGAAACCAGCGAAGCCTGCTTCCTTGGCGTGCTGAGCGGAAACAGTACAGTCACCATTGCCGAGCAAGTGCCTGCCAGCGCCAACCTCGTAGGGTCCTGGTTGGGCCGCCCCTACCCCGCCTACTGCAGTGACGCGGGCCAGGCTCTTCTGTGGGATGCCTCGGACGAGGAAGTGCGGAAGATCCTGGAATCGGTGGACTTCGCCAAACACGGACCCAACACCCCGGTGTCCGTGGACGACTTCCTGGAGAGGCTCCGTGCCGCCCGCGAACGCGGATATTCAATTGTTGATGAGGAGGCCGAGCCGGGCCTCTACTCCCTGGCGGCACCCATCCGGGACTTCAAAGGCGAAGTAACGGCTGCCTTGCAGATCGTTGGCCCCAAATCGAGGCTGGAACCGCAGCGCGAAAGCCTCGCTGTGGCGCTGCACTCGTGGAGTGAATGGCTCGAAACCACCGCAGGCGGGCGTGCGGGGCCCACGGAGGGCTTGCCCGGTTCCGTCGGGAACAGTTAGGCCTGGGGCGTCCTGCCCAGTCGTTGCGCGGCCGAATGAAGAACCGGGGCGATCTCCGGAGTGCCGTTTTCCACCTGTGATCGGCTCCCCAGCACGCTGAGGGCTCCCAGGATCTTCCCGTCTGCCGAGCGGACAGGGACAGCCAGTTCCCACACATCGTGCTCAAACTCCTCCGCGGCAACAACAACTCCGCCGGGCTTGTCCCGCACCATCAGATCCATGACTTCCGCCGCGGAATGCGCCGCAGCGGGACCACCGGTGCCAATAAAGTTCACGCCATGGAGCAAGGATTCAAGGTCCTCGGGGGTGTGGTCCCAAAGCAGGGCCCGCCCGGCTCCCGTGCACCATACAGGCGTGACCATGCCGGGCTTCGCAAAGCCACCCAGCACTGAGTTATTTGTTGAGGACCGCAGCAAAAGGACACGGACACCCTGCCGCACGGAGAGCCGGGACCTCAGGCCCAGGCTTGAGACCAGCTCTTCTAGCTCTGCCCGGGATTCCTGGACCCAGCCAACGTTGAGGGAGGCGGCCAGGCTGAAGAAACCCGGTCCTGCGCGGAAGGGGCCGCGGTCCACCCTTTCCAGCAATCCCAAGTCACACAGTTCCTGCGCCAGGCGTGAGACGCGGCTCTGCTCCATGTCCAGCTCGGCGGCCAGCTGGGAGACTCCCAGCAGCTGGCGGCCCTGTTTTTCGCGGTCAGTAACCAGCCGGACCAGGCGCAGGCCTTGCGCCAAAGACGAAGCTTCCGGAGACACCTCCACTGATCCGCTCCTTCCACCAAGCACTCACGCCATTCTCACACGTGCACATCCGCCCTGAGGACACGGGAGTCCCTGGCCCACACCGTGTACAGGTCCGCGAGTATTCCTGCATTGGCGGACTCGAGCTCGGCCGCGGTGATTTCCGCATCATTCTGACGCCCAAAGAGCACCACCTCATCTCCGGGGTTCACATCGTTGATCCCGGAAACGTTGACGACCATGGAATTCATGGAAATGGCATCCACCACCG includes:
- a CDS encoding cyclase family protein — its product is MTTLWEQLAPLLDNKTFTDLTHAFHPGQPHFPAFPDETREALFDLEKGDGFTAHRYSIVGQWGTHVDPPSHFIRGGRTLDQIPVEEMVLPLVVLDISGRVENDDDAVPTMADVLAWEAQYGGIPEGSFVALRTGWSKRWPNPDAMANKDDDGLSHTPGWSREVLEYLLEQRGAAAVGHEQTDTDPGLATSQQDFSLETYVLARNKWQIELLANLDSLPESGAVLIATWAKPLGGSGFPARVFAIH
- a CDS encoding M18 family aminopeptidase gives rise to the protein MPSNAPSAVAHIQDLGAYVSASPSSFHAVHEAARRLDAAGFTALDELQAWEAGAGRFYIIRDGALIAWVTPDNAGPTTGFNILGAHTDSPSFKLKPKPTTGKFGWLQAGVEVYGGPLLNSWLDRELQLAGRLVMHDGTQHLTATGPLLRFPQLAIHLDRAVNDNGVQLSKQQHMNPIFGQGDPAGEDLLALLAERVEGATVDASRIGGYDVVVADTQAPAVFGANGEFFASGRLDNLSSTHAGLAALISHAGDVPADGPIAVLAAFDHEEIGSNSRSGACGPILEDILVRISDGLGASVSQRRQALAASFCVSADAGHAVHPNYSERHDPANRPVLNGGPLLKINANQRYATDAPGAAFWARLCNEAGVPYQEFVSNNDLPCGSTIGPLTATRLGIRTLDVGIPLLSMHSARELCGVKDPAYLASVSALFFRTAV
- a CDS encoding IclR family transcriptional regulator, which gives rise to MEVSPEASSLAQGLRLVRLVTDREKQGRQLLGVSQLAAELDMEQSRVSRLAQELCDLGLLERVDRGPFRAGPGFFSLAASLNVGWVQESRAELEELVSSLGLRSRLSVRQGVRVLLLRSSTNNSVLGGFAKPGMVTPVWCTGAGRALLWDHTPEDLESLLHGVNFIGTGGPAAAHSAAEVMDLMVRDKPGGVVVAAEEFEHDVWELAVPVRSADGKILGALSVLGSRSQVENGTPEIAPVLHSAAQRLGRTPQA
- a CDS encoding IclR family transcriptional regulator, giving the protein MSKTSSMGRGMMAILAVGARHASGHAGGTVADVAGLLDKDRSQVSRSLKGAQQAGFLTRSEQREYSLDWSILADAQLVTEQRLKTNGLTALEGLAAETSEACFLGVLSGNSTVTIAEQVPASANLVGSWLGRPYPAYCSDAGQALLWDASDEEVRKILESVDFAKHGPNTPVSVDDFLERLRAARERGYSIVDEEAEPGLYSLAAPIRDFKGEVTAALQIVGPKSRLEPQRESLAVALHSWSEWLETTAGGRAGPTEGLPGSVGNS
- a CDS encoding amino acid permease, with product MHADQQLSKSLKPRHLSMIAIAGVIGAGLFVGSGAAIQQAGPGILVAYLAAGLVVILVMRMLGEMAAANPETGSFSTYADKALGRWAGFSIGWLYAWFWIIVLGIEATAGAAIMHRWVPGVDQWVWALILMVLLTLTNLGSVKSYGEFEFWFASIKVAAIVIFLLAGIAAILGLMPGVSAPGVANLLDQGGFMPNGPGAVLAGILVVVFSFFGAEIATIAAGESENPVDAVKKAVKSTVWRILIFYIGSIAIVVTLLPWNDASVAKSPYVAVIELYGIPGAGTIMDIVVLTSVLSCLNSGLYTASRMLFSLSQRGDAPRAWMKISKRGVPAAAVLASTVVGFITVGLNYIAPDTVFLFLVNTSGAIALFVWLVISASQLILRRRMGAAAKDLELKMWFFPYLTWIAIASIVALIIGMVIIESTRESLFLSLGLAAVVVGIGVWRYRSKGASPSAPVRGGEAEHTNVGS
- a CDS encoding DUF1345 domain-containing protein — its product is MSTLRARRSRLRFVVMLAAGAAAFVLSGVLGNWVGAPAIAWATAALVYVVWVWMVIGRLDPQGTELHATSEDPSRGVTDLLILVANLASIAAAAAVIVDSHTQGGGNKLGSGALALACVALSWMLVQTLFTLRYAELYYSPGEDAGGEVGGISFNQDRPPQYTDFAYLATSLGMTYQVSDTNLGNHRIRVEALKHSLLSYLFGTVILAVTINLVIGLAQ